From a region of the Sporosarcina ureilytica genome:
- a CDS encoding CAP-associated domain-containing protein translates to MKRFFLFILLLFTIYLAKPYWEKPVSQYIDLSFLDSVDHKLEAFLTSEPFETTVHFISDQADKAILFFLADTNVQDHEVKNVEKPTLKEPETSQISIHNLEIGTAEESVIATLGEPLQISHNEYGTNWSTYHQDYHNFVMISYDNERKVNAIYTNDDLISSDAGIQYGTSKTVVRKIYGEPLTEIRKGLHIYILQDSEGFDLFKVGDMYAYFFYDLHQEEMVTAVQLVASSLEHSKSGIYAQGNDELRKGFEIQLFDLTNAARVRHGLPALKWEENAAHTALLHSIDMAEHNYFSHENLAGLSPFDRMKADGITFRAAGENLAYGQSSSIFAHEGLMNSKGHRENILQDIYSHLGIGVAFNEQEQPYYTENFLLK, encoded by the coding sequence TTGAAACGTTTTTTTCTATTTATTCTACTGTTATTCACAATTTACTTGGCAAAGCCTTATTGGGAAAAACCTGTCTCACAATATATTGATTTGTCTTTTTTAGATTCTGTTGATCATAAATTAGAAGCGTTCTTAACGAGTGAGCCGTTCGAAACAACTGTACATTTTATTAGTGATCAAGCAGATAAGGCGATTCTTTTCTTTTTAGCAGACACAAACGTGCAGGATCATGAAGTAAAAAATGTTGAAAAACCTACATTAAAAGAACCTGAAACGAGCCAAATTTCAATTCATAACCTCGAAATTGGGACTGCGGAAGAATCGGTCATCGCCACACTCGGTGAACCCCTACAAATTTCGCATAATGAATATGGAACAAACTGGTCTACATATCATCAAGACTACCATAATTTCGTCATGATTTCTTATGACAATGAACGGAAAGTCAATGCAATCTACACAAATGATGACTTGATTTCATCAGACGCTGGGATTCAATATGGTACGTCTAAAACTGTCGTCAGAAAAATATACGGGGAACCTTTAACCGAGATTCGGAAAGGGCTTCATATATATATTCTTCAAGACAGTGAAGGATTTGACCTTTTTAAAGTAGGTGATATGTACGCCTATTTCTTCTATGACTTGCACCAAGAGGAAATGGTCACTGCCGTTCAACTCGTTGCTAGTTCATTGGAACATAGTAAAAGTGGGATTTACGCACAAGGAAATGATGAACTAAGAAAAGGCTTTGAAATTCAACTGTTTGACTTAACAAATGCAGCTCGCGTTAGACATGGGCTTCCTGCGTTAAAGTGGGAAGAGAATGCGGCACACACCGCGCTTCTCCATAGTATTGACATGGCAGAGCATAATTATTTTAGTCATGAAAATTTAGCAGGCCTTTCCCCTTTCGATCGGATGAAAGCGGATGGCATCACGTTTCGTGCAGCTGGGGAGAATTTGGCGTATGGACAATCTAGCAGTATTTTTGCACATGAAGGGTTAATGAACTCTAAAGGTCATCGGGAGAATATTTTACAGGATATTTATAGTCATCTTGGCATTGGCGTCGCTTTTAATGAACAAGAACAACCGTATTACACCGAAAATTTTCTATTAAA